A window from Theropithecus gelada isolate Dixy chromosome 1, Tgel_1.0, whole genome shotgun sequence encodes these proteins:
- the AVPR1B gene encoding vasopressin V1b receptor, with translation MDSGPLWDANPTPWGTLSAPNATTPWLGRDEELAKVEIGVLATVLVLATGGNLAVLLTLGQLGHKRSRMHLFVLHLALTDLAVALFQVLPQLLWDITYRFQGPDLLCRTVKYLQVLSMFASTYMLLAMTLDRYLAVCHPLRSLQQPSQSTYLLIAAPWLLAAILSLPQVFIFSLREVIQGSGVLDCWADFRFPWGPRAYLTWTTLAIFVLPVTMLTACYSLICHEICKNLKVKTQAWRVGGGGWRTWDRPSPSASAATTQGLPSRVSSINTISRAKIRTVKMTFVIVLAYIACWAPFFSVQMWSVWDENAPDEDSTNVAFTISMLLGSLNSCCNPWIYMGFNSHLLPRPLRHLACCGGRQPRMCRRLSDGSLSSRHTTLLTHSSCPATLSLSLSLTLSGRPRPEESPRDLEPVDGEATEETIIF, from the exons ATGGATTCTGGGCCTCTGTGGGATGCCAACCCCACTCCCTGGGGCACCCTCTCTGCCCCCAATGCCACAACTCCCTGGTTGGGCCGGGATGAGGAGCTGGCCAAGGTGGAGATCGGAGTCCTGGCCACTGTCCTGGTGCTGGCCACTGGGGGCAACCTGGCTGTGCTGCTGACCCTGGGCCAGCTGGGCCACAAGCGCTCCCGCATGCACCTGTTCGTGCTGCACCTAGCCCTGACAGACCTGGCTGTGGCGCTCTTCCAGGTGCTGCCCCAGCTGCTGTGGGACATCACCTACCGTTTCCAGGGCCCCGACCTCCTGTGCAGGACCGTCAAGTACCTGCAGGTGCTCAGCATGTTCGCCTCCACCTACATGCTGCTGGCCATGACGCTGGACCGCTACCTGGCTGTCTGTCACCCCCTGCGCAGCCTCCAGCAGCCCAGCCAGTCCACCTACCTGCTCATCGCTGCTCCCTGGCTGCTGGCCGCCATCCTCAGCCTTCCTCAAGTCTTCATTTTTTCCCTGCGGGAGGTGATCCAGGGCTCAGGGGTGCTGGACTGCTGGGCAGACTTCCGCTTCCCTTGGGGGCCACGGGCCTACCTCACCTGGACCACCCTGGCTATCTTCGTCCTGCCGGTGACCATGCTCACAGCCTGCTACAGCCTCATCTGCCATGAGATCTGTAAAAACTTAAAAGTCAAGACACAGGCCTggcgggtgggaggagggggctggaggACTTGGGACAGGCCCTCaccttctgcctcagctgccaCCACTCAGGGGCTGCCATCTCGGGTCAGCAGCATCAACACCATCTCACGGGCCAAGATCCGAACTGTGAAGATGACCTTTGTCATCGTGCTGGCCTACATCGCTTGCTGGGCTCCCTTCTTCAGTGTCCAGATGTGGTCCGTGTGGGACGAGAATGCCCCTGATGAAG ATTCCACCAATGTGGCTTTCACCATCTCCATGCTTCTGGGAAGCCTCAACAGCTGCTGCAACCCCTGGATCTACATGGGCTTCAACAGCCACCTGCTACCGCGGCCCCTGCGTCACCTTGCCTGCTGTGGGGGTCGCCAGCCCAGGATGTGCCGGCGGCTCTCTGATGGCAGCCTCTCGAGCCGCCACACCACGCTGCTGACCCACTCCAGCTGCCCGGCCACCCTCAGCCTTAGCCTCAGCCTAACCCTCAGCGGGAGGCCCAGACCTGAAGAGTCACCAAGGGACTTGGAGCCGGTGGATGGGGAAGCCACCGAGGAGACCATCATCTTTTAG